A window of Halobellus sp. LT62 contains these coding sequences:
- a CDS encoding metallophosphoesterase family protein, which yields MGLVDTLKRKLNQENASRDTAGMDKEPGVTRIFYATDIHGSTACWRKFINSADFYDADVLVLGGDTTGKAIFPIVDEGDRYTYTRQGDEHTITDDGELDELLETLENTGYYPYVMDESEYESLQNADDADERQNEIFISEMKSRIEEWIEFGEERLDDTPVYASPGNDDPFEIDAVWESSDLVRLVEGEVVELDQGYQMASSGWTHPTPWDTDREESEAELRERLERVVGKVDDYDRAIFNFHEPPYDSGLDEAPELDEDLRPKFGAQSTEPVGSESVKEIIEEYQPPLSLHGHIHESRGQTEIGETTAINPGSVYSEGSLQGAVIDLTPEVDVVGLVRG from the coding sequence ATGGGACTAGTAGACACGCTCAAACGGAAGCTCAATCAGGAGAACGCATCGCGTGACACCGCCGGGATGGACAAGGAGCCGGGAGTGACTCGAATCTTCTACGCCACCGACATCCACGGCTCCACGGCCTGTTGGCGGAAGTTCATCAACAGCGCCGACTTCTACGACGCCGACGTGTTAGTGCTCGGCGGCGACACCACTGGAAAGGCGATCTTTCCGATCGTCGACGAGGGCGATCGATACACGTACACCCGGCAGGGCGACGAGCACACGATCACCGACGACGGCGAACTTGACGAGCTACTCGAAACACTCGAGAACACGGGCTATTACCCGTACGTGATGGACGAGTCCGAGTACGAGAGCCTACAGAACGCCGACGACGCCGACGAGCGACAGAACGAGATCTTCATCTCGGAGATGAAATCGCGAATCGAGGAGTGGATCGAATTCGGCGAGGAGCGCCTCGACGATACGCCGGTGTACGCCAGCCCCGGTAACGACGATCCCTTCGAGATCGACGCGGTGTGGGAATCATCCGATCTGGTCCGCCTCGTTGAGGGCGAGGTCGTCGAACTCGACCAAGGCTATCAGATGGCCAGTTCCGGCTGGACGCATCCGACACCGTGGGACACCGACCGCGAGGAGTCCGAAGCGGAGCTCAGAGAGCGGCTCGAACGCGTCGTCGGAAAGGTCGACGACTACGACCGCGCGATCTTCAACTTCCACGAGCCGCCGTACGACTCGGGCCTCGACGAGGCACCCGAACTGGACGAGGACCTGCGACCCAAGTTCGGTGCGCAGTCGACGGAACCCGTCGGGAGCGAGTCCGTCAAAGAAATCATCGAGGAGTACCAGCCGCCGCTCTCGCTGCACGGGCACATCCACGAGTCCCGCGGGCAGACCGAAATCGGTGAGACGACCGCGATCAACCCCGGAAGCGTCTACTCGGAAGGATCGTTACAGGGGGCCGTCATCGACCTGACGCCCGAGGTCGACGTCGTCGGGTTGGTCAGGGGGTAG
- a CDS encoding DUF1028 domain-containing protein — translation MRYTPGTFSIAAHDPETNTFGAAVTTGTVAVGATCPYVSENAAALTQAFTKTEHGRDTVARVDAGERVDEAFESLLAADEYASYRQVHGVDAETEFAFTGEECSEWAGHRVGEHYTVAGNLLTGPDVVEAVADAYESAAGDMPERLVSALEAGERAGGDDRGELSAAILVHAPEPQFYHNLRIDRSETPVSDLRALLAEAREARERVRTETDEVFDDYPEELLNFGVKY, via the coding sequence ATGCGATACACTCCCGGCACGTTCTCGATAGCGGCGCACGATCCCGAGACCAACACGTTCGGTGCCGCGGTGACGACTGGTACAGTCGCGGTCGGCGCGACCTGTCCGTACGTGAGTGAGAACGCGGCGGCACTCACGCAGGCGTTCACGAAGACGGAGCACGGTCGCGACACGGTCGCCCGCGTCGACGCCGGCGAACGGGTCGACGAGGCGTTCGAGTCGCTGCTCGCGGCCGACGAGTACGCGTCCTATCGGCAGGTCCACGGCGTCGACGCCGAGACGGAGTTCGCCTTCACCGGCGAGGAGTGCAGCGAGTGGGCGGGCCACCGCGTGGGCGAGCACTACACCGTCGCGGGAAACCTCCTCACGGGCCCTGATGTCGTCGAGGCTGTGGCGGACGCATACGAATCCGCGGCGGGGGATATGCCCGAACGACTCGTCTCGGCGCTCGAAGCGGGCGAACGCGCCGGCGGCGACGACCGCGGCGAACTGAGCGCGGCGATACTCGTTCACGCGCCCGAACCGCAGTTCTACCACAACCTCCGAATCGACCGCTCTGAGACGCCGGTCTCGGACCTCCGCGCGTTACTTGCGGAAGCGCGTGAGGCGAGAGAGCGGGTGCGGACTGAGACCGACGAGGTGTTCGACGACTACCCCGAAGAACTGCTGAATTTCGGCGTCAAATACTGA
- a CDS encoding IclR family transcriptional regulator has product MSDTGSTVKTTQTSLEIVSTIRERGGVRTNEIVEAHDVAKSTAHKHLTTLERAGFLRKVGERYYIGYKFLNLGEYAREQWPWFTAVKAGVEELAERTEEECDFVVDDHGQIITIVESYHKWAKYGSGDGTKRYRANIGTYYPMHATGSGLAILASYPRSRVEAILDKWELPALTDQTITSRSELFDELDRIEERGYSIGDQYYAEGLRSVGTVVTGADGTPLGALSVSGPSYRIDGSVLDREIPRAITDVASSIEAEVESIAGPV; this is encoded by the coding sequence ATGTCGGATACTGGCTCGACGGTGAAGACGACGCAGACGTCGCTGGAGATCGTTTCGACGATTCGAGAGCGCGGAGGCGTGCGGACGAACGAGATCGTCGAAGCACACGATGTCGCCAAGAGCACGGCTCACAAGCATCTGACCACACTCGAACGCGCCGGATTTCTGCGGAAGGTCGGCGAACGGTACTACATCGGTTACAAGTTCCTGAATCTCGGTGAGTACGCTCGCGAACAGTGGCCGTGGTTCACGGCGGTCAAAGCCGGCGTCGAGGAGTTGGCCGAGCGGACCGAAGAGGAGTGTGACTTCGTCGTCGACGACCACGGGCAGATAATCACCATCGTCGAGTCCTACCACAAGTGGGCCAAATACGGGAGCGGCGACGGGACCAAGCGCTATCGAGCGAACATCGGGACCTACTACCCGATGCACGCCACCGGTTCGGGTCTCGCGATACTGGCGTCGTATCCCCGGTCCCGGGTCGAAGCGATACTCGACAAGTGGGAGCTTCCCGCACTCACCGACCAGACGATCACCTCCCGATCGGAGCTGTTCGACGAGCTCGATCGCATCGAGGAGCGCGGGTACTCGATCGGCGACCAGTATTACGCCGAGGGACTGCGAAGCGTCGGGACGGTCGTCACGGGAGCGGACGGGACTCCCCTAGGAGCGCTCAGCGTCTCGGGACCGAGCTATCGGATCGACGGGTCGGTGCTCGACCGCGAGATCCCGCGTGCGATCACCGACGTCGCGTCGTCGATCGAAGCCGAAGTGGAGTCCATCGCCGGCCCCGTCTGA
- a CDS encoding APC family permease — MSGDDTLFVREATGLVRDWSSYDAGIYAFLSVNIVTLGFYIWTFNAFIPQGSPILATLIAVVAITLQNVVYATLVASMPRVGGDYVWQSRLLSGFWGFFLSWPGWVFILWLWVPIYGSILSWLVLGPISALFGFVELANFWNSSMGLFTSSMIVVAFVFLYVSLGMKWYARIQQALFYVGVVGMLLFIGGLLTTSPSQFQSAFDAQMTAWGMDVTYNGVIEGTSVSFASLWSLNWGASYKLFPMLLFWIMWTVWGSTLFGEVREAGEFKKMFGVFEGALIAAAALAIVLWPLFDSAVGYTFYQALNYNYFVGAGAQQWLSSPTTIAAIAMGNGILAKLMAILMAGWFFAWSGTVFLSSTRVIFATAFDRTIPEVFSEVKGRYNTPIYAILLMAIPAAILTVIYFFAPGFQTLTLAATFAIAVTFLGSTIACMLFPWRRPELFSKNPVSKYTIAGVPVVSIVAGVYVLILLSVFYLWATESVYGLNNARSMGFLGVLYLLSAIIYLGMKYYRAQEGVDLGNLHSEIPKD, encoded by the coding sequence ATGTCAGGGGATGATACCCTCTTCGTTCGAGAAGCCACGGGCTTAGTCCGTGATTGGTCATCGTACGACGCAGGAATATACGCGTTCCTGTCAGTGAACATCGTGACGTTGGGGTTCTACATCTGGACGTTTAACGCGTTCATTCCGCAGGGAAGCCCCATACTGGCGACGCTCATTGCCGTTGTCGCGATCACGTTACAGAACGTCGTCTACGCGACGCTCGTGGCGTCGATGCCGCGCGTCGGTGGCGACTACGTGTGGCAGAGCCGCCTGTTGAGCGGTTTCTGGGGCTTCTTCCTCTCGTGGCCCGGCTGGGTGTTTATTCTGTGGTTGTGGGTGCCGATCTACGGGTCGATCCTCTCGTGGCTCGTGCTCGGCCCGATTTCGGCGCTGTTCGGGTTCGTCGAACTGGCGAACTTCTGGAACTCCAGTATGGGACTTTTCACCTCTTCGATGATCGTCGTCGCGTTCGTGTTCCTCTACGTCAGCCTCGGAATGAAGTGGTACGCGCGAATCCAGCAGGCGCTGTTCTACGTGGGGGTCGTCGGTATGCTCCTCTTCATCGGCGGCCTGCTCACGACGAGCCCCTCGCAGTTTCAGTCGGCGTTCGACGCTCAGATGACCGCGTGGGGAATGGACGTGACGTACAACGGCGTCATCGAAGGGACCTCAGTCAGCTTCGCGTCGCTGTGGAGTCTCAACTGGGGGGCGTCGTACAAGCTCTTCCCGATGCTGTTGTTCTGGATTATGTGGACCGTTTGGGGCTCGACGCTCTTCGGTGAAGTTCGCGAAGCGGGCGAGTTCAAGAAGATGTTCGGCGTCTTCGAGGGCGCGCTGATCGCCGCCGCGGCGCTGGCGATCGTCCTGTGGCCGCTCTTCGACTCCGCGGTCGGGTACACGTTCTATCAGGCGCTGAACTACAACTACTTCGTCGGCGCGGGTGCCCAACAGTGGCTCTCCTCGCCGACGACGATCGCGGCGATCGCGATGGGCAACGGGATCCTCGCGAAACTGATGGCGATCCTGATGGCCGGCTGGTTCTTCGCGTGGTCGGGGACGGTGTTCCTCTCGTCGACGCGCGTCATTTTCGCGACGGCGTTCGACCGGACGATCCCAGAGGTGTTCTCCGAGGTCAAGGGCCGGTACAACACGCCGATTTACGCCATCCTGTTGATGGCGATTCCGGCCGCGATCCTCACGGTGATCTACTTCTTCGCGCCGGGCTTTCAGACGCTCACGCTCGCCGCGACGTTCGCCATCGCCGTGACGTTCCTCGGCTCGACGATCGCGTGTATGCTGTTCCCGTGGCGGCGTCCGGAGCTGTTCTCGAAGAACCCCGTGTCGAAGTACACGATCGCGGGCGTTCCGGTCGTCTCGATCGTCGCCGGCGTGTACGTGCTGATCCTGCTCTCGGTGTTCTACCTGTGGGCGACCGAGAGCGTCTACGGGCTCAACAACGCGCGCTCGATGGGCTTCCTCGGCGTTCTGTATCTCCTCTCGGCGATCATCTACCTCGGAATGAAGTACTACCGGGCGCAGGAGGGCGTCGATCTCGGCAACCTCCACTCGGAGATCCCGAAGGACTGA
- a CDS encoding zinc-dependent alcohol dehydrogenase, which produces MNRRSLYFTAPHETAIRRTTVDFGPEELLVETNISGVSAGTELLIYRGEAPAELPADETLETLDGDLSFPLRYGYAAVGDVVAVGEAVDDEWLGRSVFAFAPHETHVSVAPENAIPVPDGIAPSTMAVFPSVETATSLVLDGRPRIGEDVVVFGAGVVGLCTIGILSSFPLGRLIAVEPIAERRDRAEAMGADVAVAPEELNTVLDIGGAGGSAPDGSPRSGADLVYELSGRPQTLDTAVAAAGYDGRVIVGSWYGEKPATLDLGTSFHRDRISVESSQVSTLAPETRGRWTKSRRSSVALERLAAVDVASLITHRIPFAEASEAYRLLDDRGDGVLQVLLTYD; this is translated from the coding sequence ATGAACAGAAGATCGCTGTACTTCACCGCTCCGCACGAGACGGCGATCAGGCGGACGACCGTGGATTTCGGCCCCGAAGAGCTGCTCGTCGAAACAAACATCTCCGGCGTCAGTGCCGGAACTGAACTGCTCATCTACCGAGGAGAGGCACCTGCGGAACTCCCGGCCGACGAGACGCTCGAGACGCTCGACGGAGACCTCTCTTTCCCGCTCCGGTACGGGTACGCTGCGGTGGGCGACGTCGTGGCTGTCGGGGAGGCGGTCGACGACGAGTGGCTCGGGCGGTCGGTGTTCGCGTTCGCGCCCCACGAGACGCACGTTTCGGTGGCTCCGGAGAACGCGATCCCCGTCCCCGACGGGATCGCCCCGTCGACGATGGCGGTCTTTCCGTCGGTCGAAACGGCCACCTCGCTCGTGCTCGACGGACGACCCCGGATCGGCGAGGACGTCGTCGTGTTCGGCGCGGGCGTGGTCGGCCTCTGCACGATCGGGATTCTCTCGTCGTTTCCGCTCGGACGGCTCATTGCCGTCGAACCGATCGCCGAACGCCGCGACCGGGCCGAAGCGATGGGCGCAGACGTCGCCGTCGCTCCGGAGGAACTGAACACGGTTCTCGATATCGGCGGTGCGGGTGGATCAGCCCCCGACGGTTCTCCTCGAAGCGGTGCCGACCTGGTGTATGAGCTTTCCGGGCGACCGCAGACTCTCGACACCGCCGTCGCCGCTGCGGGCTACGACGGCCGCGTCATCGTCGGCTCGTGGTACGGCGAGAAACCGGCGACCCTCGATCTCGGCACGTCGTTCCATCGCGATCGGATCTCCGTGGAATCGAGCCAAGTGAGCACGCTCGCACCGGAGACTCGGGGCCGGTGGACGAAATCCCGTCGCTCGTCGGTGGCACTGGAACGCCTCGCCGCGGTGGACGTCGCGTCGCTCATCACCCATCGAATTCCGTTCGCCGAGGCGTCCGAGGCGTATCGACTACTCGATGACCGCGGCGACGGTGTCCTCCAAGTCCTCCTCACCTACGACTGA
- a CDS encoding SAM-dependent methyltransferase, with amino-acid sequence MKHARPRYLESKRSVDDRARSPRVRDRLLAALPEEPLIVEAGCGTGVTVPQLLSWGVDAGQYRGIDTDERIVSFARRARPAALRWDGHRVSEDPSAHGSTSRKVSGGRDFVVGDLGVSFGVGDALDALESSAGVDLVVAQSFADLVPLSRLTSAIESALTSGGLAYLPLTFDGGTIFQPDHPADEAVERAYHAAMGTAPGRDVRAGRHLAHRFGQGEGDLLAAASSDWIVRPRKGRYVADERYFLSQILRFVERALATTEHAPGQFDSWLSTRRRQLAGGTLFYSAHQYDLLYRAP; translated from the coding sequence ATGAAGCACGCACGTCCGCGGTACTTGGAATCGAAGCGATCCGTCGATGATCGTGCCCGATCGCCACGCGTCCGCGACCGACTGCTCGCGGCGCTCCCCGAGGAACCGCTGATCGTCGAGGCGGGTTGTGGGACCGGCGTGACTGTCCCACAACTGCTCTCGTGGGGCGTCGACGCGGGACAGTATCGTGGAATCGACACCGACGAACGAATCGTCTCTTTCGCTCGCCGCGCTCGTCCGGCAGCGCTCCGCTGGGACGGTCACCGAGTTTCCGAGGACCCCAGCGCACACGGTTCGACGTCCCGGAAGGTCTCTGGGGGCCGCGATTTCGTTGTCGGGGATCTCGGCGTCTCCTTCGGGGTTGGTGACGCGCTCGATGCCCTCGAATCGTCGGCTGGGGTCGACCTCGTGGTCGCGCAGTCGTTCGCGGATCTGGTCCCGCTTTCGCGACTCACCTCTGCAATCGAGTCCGCGCTCACGTCCGGTGGACTGGCGTACCTCCCGCTGACGTTCGATGGCGGAACGATCTTCCAACCGGACCACCCGGCCGACGAGGCAGTCGAGCGGGCGTACCACGCGGCGATGGGTACTGCGCCGGGACGGGACGTCCGCGCGGGGCGGCACTTGGCTCACCGGTTCGGCCAAGGCGAGGGTGACCTTCTCGCGGCGGCGAGTTCGGACTGGATCGTACGCCCGCGTAAGGGGCGATACGTTGCGGACGAGCGGTACTTCCTCTCTCAAATCCTTCGGTTCGTCGAGCGAGCGCTCGCGACCACCGAACACGCACCCGGCCAGTTCGACTCGTGGCTGTCGACGCGACGGCGACAACTCGCCGGTGGAACGTTATTTTACAGCGCTCACCAGTACGACTTGCTCTATCGGGCCCCGTAG
- a CDS encoding zinc-dependent alcohol dehydrogenase family protein translates to MRAAVLEEYEEPLAIRDVERPSPDPDGVVARVDACGVCRSDWHGWVGNWEWFDYKPPRGHILGHEPSGTVVEVGEDVESVSEGDEVAIPFNFACGHCHECRVGYENLCENHLGLGFQEGAPGAFAEEVPIPHADINAVPLPDGVDQVEVAGMGCRYMTAYRGMAHQADVSRGEYVVIYGLGGIGLSAVQIANALGGNVIGVDLMDEKLEMAAELGAVATVDGSEVDDPVEEVRDITDGGAHVSLDALGIEETCKNAVNSLRTRGRHVQIGLTTKEQHGYNSLPTDTIVMNEIEINGSSGLPPSKYGEMFRMVEHGKLDPGAIITDEIGLEGVTDELEAMTDYQTVGIPVVTQFA, encoded by the coding sequence ATGCGAGCAGCAGTACTCGAAGAGTACGAGGAGCCGTTAGCGATCAGAGACGTCGAACGCCCGAGCCCGGACCCCGACGGCGTCGTCGCGCGCGTCGACGCCTGCGGCGTCTGTCGCAGCGACTGGCACGGCTGGGTCGGTAACTGGGAGTGGTTCGACTACAAGCCGCCGCGAGGACATATCCTCGGACACGAGCCCTCCGGAACCGTCGTCGAGGTCGGCGAGGACGTCGAATCCGTCAGCGAGGGCGACGAGGTCGCGATTCCCTTCAATTTCGCCTGCGGGCACTGCCACGAGTGCCGCGTCGGATACGAGAACCTCTGTGAGAACCACCTCGGACTCGGGTTCCAAGAGGGCGCACCCGGCGCGTTCGCCGAGGAGGTGCCGATCCCGCACGCCGACATCAACGCCGTTCCGCTCCCCGACGGCGTCGATCAGGTGGAGGTCGCCGGGATGGGCTGTCGGTACATGACCGCCTACCGCGGGATGGCTCACCAAGCGGACGTCAGCCGCGGCGAGTACGTCGTGATCTACGGCCTCGGTGGCATCGGCCTCTCGGCGGTGCAGATCGCCAACGCGCTCGGCGGCAACGTGATCGGCGTCGATCTGATGGACGAGAAACTGGAGATGGCAGCGGAACTCGGCGCGGTCGCAACCGTCGACGGATCGGAAGTCGACGATCCCGTCGAGGAGGTCAGAGACATCACCGACGGCGGCGCGCACGTCTCCTTGGACGCGCTCGGAATCGAGGAGACCTGCAAGAACGCGGTTAACTCGTTGCGAACTCGCGGTCGCCACGTCCAGATCGGTCTCACGACGAAGGAGCAGCACGGGTACAACTCGCTTCCGACCGATACCATCGTGATGAACGAGATCGAGATCAACGGCTCCAGCGGCCTCCCGCCGTCGAAGTACGGCGAGATGTTCCGGATGGTCGAACACGGGAAGTTAGATCCCGGGGCGATCATCACCGACGAGATCGGACTCGAAGGCGTCACCGACGAGCTCGAAGCGATGACGGACTACCAGACGGTCGGCATCCCCGTCGTCACCCAGTTCGCCTGA
- a CDS encoding aldehyde dehydrogenase family protein, which produces MVRSDTRDAIRQRHREAHTEALLTVDVGPWIDGETRTDEGIGGESVATIDPVIDEPIVEVPACDDTGVDRAVDAAWDAYERTWRETTPRERSERLSEWIDAIEDHSEELTRLESLDTGKTLEEARGEVEGTIDTLRYYASIVRAQTGDQIPAGGELHLYTRSEPYGVVGQVTPWNFPAWAAAWKLGPALAAGNCAVLKPSAHAPLSTLRMAQLSEDVLPDGVVNVLTGRGSTVGEALTQHKGIRKVSFTGSESVGEGVMRTAAGRIAPVTLELGGKSPLLVFPDADLDKAADAAADGVYYSTGEICDALSRVLVHEDVRDEFVGRFVDRAEEYVLGDPLVEGTTMGPLTNREQYDTVRGYIDAGIEAGATLKVGGDVPEDPALADGHYVEPTAFADVDNDMQIAREEIFGPVQTIQSFEAYDEAIALANDTKYGLAAGIATESTDLAHGAAADLEAGIVYVNAYGPILPEGPYGGFKRSGIGRDLGEEAIDHYRQTKTVYVNLDDPAGAGGS; this is translated from the coding sequence ATGGTCCGATCGGACACGCGAGACGCGATTCGGCAGCGGCACCGCGAGGCCCACACCGAGGCGCTTCTCACCGTCGATGTCGGGCCGTGGATCGACGGGGAGACGAGAACCGACGAGGGCATAGGCGGCGAATCGGTCGCGACGATCGATCCGGTGATCGACGAGCCGATCGTCGAGGTCCCCGCCTGCGACGATACCGGGGTCGATCGCGCGGTCGACGCCGCGTGGGACGCCTACGAGCGAACGTGGCGCGAGACGACGCCGAGAGAGCGTTCAGAACGGCTCTCCGAGTGGATCGACGCGATCGAAGACCACAGCGAGGAGCTGACCAGACTGGAGTCGCTCGACACGGGGAAGACGCTCGAGGAGGCGCGCGGCGAGGTCGAAGGGACGATCGACACGCTTCGGTACTACGCCTCGATCGTGCGCGCACAGACCGGCGATCAGATCCCGGCAGGAGGGGAGTTACACCTCTACACCCGCTCGGAGCCGTACGGCGTCGTCGGACAGGTGACGCCGTGGAACTTCCCGGCGTGGGCGGCGGCGTGGAAACTGGGCCCCGCGCTCGCCGCCGGGAACTGCGCCGTGCTCAAGCCCTCGGCGCACGCCCCGCTGAGCACGTTGCGAATGGCGCAGCTCTCTGAGGACGTACTACCGGACGGCGTCGTGAACGTCCTCACGGGGCGGGGGTCGACGGTTGGCGAGGCACTCACACAGCATAAGGGAATCCGAAAGGTATCGTTCACCGGAAGCGAGAGCGTCGGCGAGGGAGTGATGCGAACGGCCGCCGGACGTATCGCGCCGGTGACCCTCGAACTGGGTGGGAAGTCCCCGCTCCTCGTCTTCCCCGACGCGGACCTCGACAAAGCCGCCGACGCCGCGGCCGACGGGGTCTACTACAGTACCGGTGAGATCTGCGATGCGCTCTCGCGGGTCCTCGTCCACGAGGACGTCCGCGACGAGTTCGTCGGTCGGTTCGTCGACCGCGCGGAGGAATACGTCCTCGGCGACCCACTGGTCGAAGGGACGACGATGGGACCGCTCACGAACCGAGAGCAGTACGACACCGTCCGGGGGTACATCGACGCGGGAATCGAAGCGGGGGCGACGCTGAAAGTCGGCGGCGACGTGCCCGAAGATCCCGCGCTCGCGGACGGCCACTACGTCGAACCCACCGCCTTCGCCGACGTCGACAACGATATGCAGATCGCCCGCGAGGAGATCTTCGGCCCGGTCCAGACCATCCAGTCGTTCGAGGCGTACGACGAGGCGATCGCGTTGGCGAACGACACGAAGTACGGGCTCGCGGCCGGCATCGCGACCGAATCAACTGACCTCGCACACGGCGCGGCGGCCGACTTAGAGGCCGGGATCGTCTACGTCAACGCCTACGGTCCGATCCTGCCCGAAGGCCCCTACGGCGGGTTCAAGCGATCCGGAATCGGCCGCGATCTGGGCGAGGAGGCGATCGATCACTACAGGCAGACCAAGACGGTCTACGTCAATCTCGACGATCCCGCCGGCGCGGGCGGATCGTAG
- a CDS encoding class I fructose-bisphosphate aldolase, with translation MDDYDLLDTASGNALVTAIDHGLSLGATEGFRDPEATLRSVLDGDPDAILVGPHFARRYRELIANAGVDVVVTADIVTNSTRPGFDDGHDVWTPGFDPELLLELEPVGVKVVLVFGRDDRQLFRRNLSYIAEMAEQLRGTDVPLVVEPVMWGERVPAELETHPEYVARAARMAWEYGADILKLPYTGDVETFEPIVEHSPVPVMILGGPKSGTTAAMLTDVDGAIASGARGIMIGRSIWKTEDPTAVISALDRIIHERASVDAVWSE, from the coding sequence ATGGACGATTACGACTTGTTAGACACCGCATCGGGAAACGCGCTCGTCACGGCCATCGATCACGGCCTCAGTCTCGGTGCCACGGAGGGGTTCCGCGATCCGGAAGCGACGCTTCGGTCCGTCTTGGACGGCGACCCGGACGCGATTCTCGTCGGTCCACACTTCGCGCGTCGCTATCGAGAACTGATCGCGAACGCCGGCGTCGACGTCGTCGTGACGGCAGATATCGTGACAAACTCCACGCGTCCGGGGTTCGACGACGGCCACGACGTGTGGACTCCCGGATTCGATCCCGAACTACTGTTGGAACTTGAGCCGGTCGGCGTCAAAGTGGTGCTCGTGTTCGGTCGCGACGACCGACAGCTGTTCCGACGGAACCTCTCGTACATCGCCGAAATGGCCGAACAGCTCCGTGGGACGGACGTCCCGCTCGTCGTCGAACCGGTGATGTGGGGCGAACGGGTCCCCGCTGAACTGGAAACGCATCCGGAGTACGTGGCACGGGCCGCCCGTATGGCTTGGGAATACGGCGCTGACATCCTGAAACTCCCGTACACCGGAGACGTTGAAACGTTCGAACCGATCGTCGAACACTCACCGGTCCCGGTGATGATCCTCGGCGGCCCGAAGTCTGGGACGACCGCAGCGATGCTCACCGACGTCGACGGAGCGATAGCGAGTGGTGCACGCGGAATTATGATCGGCCGATCGATCTGGAAGACCGAGGACCCCACGGCCGTCATTTCCGCACTCGACCGCATCATCCACGAGCGAGCGTCTGTCGACGCAGTGTGGAGTGAATAA
- a CDS encoding universal stress protein, whose translation MALNSVLLAVGAEDSDRAERMAQLVVDIAGPAGATVVLAHVFSEKQYDSTIDRLNLADSSDATPDRVAERHSATRSIAEVFEEEGIAYEIRGNVGSRGEQIVQLADDLGSDLLVVGGRRRSPTGKAVFGSTAQEVLLSAPCPVTFVRDN comes from the coding sequence ATGGCGCTGAACTCAGTGTTACTCGCAGTGGGTGCTGAAGACTCCGATCGCGCGGAGCGAATGGCACAACTGGTCGTCGATATCGCCGGTCCGGCGGGAGCGACGGTCGTGTTGGCTCACGTTTTCAGCGAGAAACAGTACGATTCCACGATCGATCGGCTCAATTTAGCGGATTCGTCGGACGCCACGCCGGACCGCGTGGCCGAGCGCCACTCGGCGACTCGATCGATCGCCGAGGTGTTCGAAGAGGAGGGGATCGCTTACGAGATCCGCGGCAACGTGGGATCTCGCGGCGAACAGATCGTCCAGTTGGCTGACGATCTCGGCTCCGATCTACTCGTTGTCGGCGGTCGTCGACGCTCGCCCACCGGAAAGGCCGTCTTCGGCTCGACAGCGCAGGAGGTACTGCTGTCTGCGCCGTGCCCCGTCACGTTCGTCCGCGACAACTGA
- a CDS encoding 6-pyruvoyl trahydropterin synthase family protein, whose product MSGTDTTDAYELSVTRDFVAQHFLTVPDPGPEGDVHSHHFTVELHFTGPHLGDFGYLVDIDAVEGVLDVLEGHYRDALLNDLPEFEGLNPSIEHFARLFGDRVEERLVDPTPTGLTVRIWEDEVSWASHTRRLNE is encoded by the coding sequence ATGTCCGGAACTGACACCACCGACGCGTACGAACTGTCCGTCACCAGAGATTTCGTCGCACAGCACTTTCTCACCGTTCCCGATCCGGGACCAGAGGGCGACGTTCACAGCCATCACTTCACGGTTGAACTCCACTTCACGGGCCCCCATCTCGGCGATTTCGGCTATCTTGTCGATATCGATGCAGTCGAAGGCGTTCTGGACGTGCTCGAAGGCCACTATCGGGATGCCCTTCTCAACGATCTCCCCGAGTTCGAGGGGCTGAACCCCAGTATCGAACATTTCGCTCGCCTGTTCGGTGACCGTGTCGAAGAGCGCTTAGTCGACCCGACACCAACGGGGCTGACCGTCCGGATATGGGAGGACGAGGTCTCGTGGGCGAGCCACACTCGTCGCCTGAACGAATGA